The Thermodesulfovibrionales bacterium region TAAGATTATTTTCTCTCCCTTAAGGAGAGTCAGGCTGGTTATAACGGAGGGATTTTCTTAGGTTCCTAAAAGGTATACATTTTTTAAAAAATCTATATGAAAGGTCTTAAGACCCATATATATCAATAAACCCTCGCGACCAGCCCTCTTTATCCCACCCTGCGGTGTAGATGAAAAATTAGATCCCCTATTTAAACAGGTGGGTGCCTCTAAGGAGACTTCAGGCTTCCTCCTCCAGGAGGCATGCACACCGTACTCCTTTCTCTGGCTCCCTAAATAATCTAATTGCCGGATCAACTTTATCATCTCAATCACCTGCAGGGCAGGTAATATATTTTACCCTAATACAGTCTTTTTCTCAACATAAAAAATTGGTCGGGGCGACCCGATTTGAACGGGCGACCACTCGCACCCCAAGCGAGTGCGCTACCAGGCTGCGCCACGCCCCGAATCCTATATAACACTACCTGTAACCTAACCATTTAAAAGCTCAAGTATATTCTTGAGTTTTGATTTTATTTTCTTAAGTCTTTCTCTTGTCTCAGAGTCGTTGGTGTCCTTTTGAGGATTAGACTCACCACTTTTTTTTATAATACCAAATTTCTTTCTCACACCCTCTATCGTATATTTCTCCTCATAAAGCAGCTTCTTTATCGTAAATATAAGGTCTATCTCTCGTCTTGTATAAATTCTATGGCCTGAGCTGGATTTTCTTGGTCTTAAAAATGGAAACTCTGTTTCCCAGTATCTAAGGATATAGGGCTCAAGCCCTGTTATCCTGCTCACCTCACCTATCCTGTAAAAAAGCTTCTCGGAATAAGAAGTGTTATTGCTATGCTCAGGAACAAAGCTCATAAAATCCTCATTCAGACCTTGGTAAGACTTCTATCTCTTCCTTTAACTGAGAGCTTATCTTGAAGCTTATCACCCTTCTTGGCTTTAT contains the following coding sequences:
- a CDS encoding MerR family transcriptional regulator; amino-acid sequence: MSFVPEHSNNTSYSEKLFYRIGEVSRITGLEPYILRYWETEFPFLRPRKSSSGHRIYTRREIDLIFTIKKLLYEEKYTIEGVRKKFGIIKKSGESNPQKDTNDSETRERLKKIKSKLKNILELLNG